A DNA window from bacterium contains the following coding sequences:
- a CDS encoding DUF4160 domain-containing protein, with protein sequence MPTVLIIGPYRFFFYASDHGEPPHVHIEREDCVAKFWINPVRLERSGGFSGHEISKLCRMVAIHESLLMEKWNEYFSA encoded by the coding sequence ATGCCGACTGTACTAATTATAGGGCCATATCGGTTTTTCTTTTACGCAAGCGATCACGGGGAACCCCCTCATGTTCATATTGAGCGGGAGGACTGTGTGGCAAAGTTTTGGATTAATCCAGTTCGTTTAGAGCGTAGTGGGGGATTCAGTGGGCATGAGATATCGAAATTATGTCGCATGGTTGCTATACATGAATCGCTTCTGATGGAGAAATGGAATGAATACTTCAGCGCTTGA
- the tyrS gene encoding tyrosine--tRNA ligase, protein MMNAIDVLKGRGLFDAVTSPDIMKQVESSTAVYAGFDPTSNSLQVGNFVTIMGLAHFQRAGHKVIALAGGATGMIGDPSGKSSERNLLSHEDVERNLVGVKENLSRFLDFDCEIAPAKIVNNNDWIGRFSYIEFLRDVGKHFRMGAMLGKESVRARMESEAGMSYCEFSYQLIQAYDFLHLWDTEDCRIQIGGSDQWGNITAGTDLIRKLRGGEAFGMTFPIICDSSGQKFGKSAGNAVYLDHNRTSYYDFYQFFVRTEDADVIRFLKIFTFLPLSQIDEIAREMAAAPEKRLAQKTLAEDMTRTIHGPEGLAIALRASEVLFGGSMEGMKAGDLITVFANVPSRELPLASVKEAGLLDVAVAAGLCKSKGDARRLVTEGGFYVNNVRMTDAAMRIGGDMLIEGRVMVLRAGKKNYCLVKVV, encoded by the coding sequence ATGATGAATGCCATTGATGTATTGAAGGGGCGGGGGCTATTTGATGCCGTCACCAGCCCTGATATTATGAAGCAGGTGGAATCGTCCACCGCCGTGTATGCCGGTTTTGATCCCACCTCCAATAGTTTGCAGGTCGGTAATTTCGTCACCATCATGGGCTTGGCCCATTTTCAGCGGGCCGGGCATAAAGTGATTGCACTGGCCGGTGGAGCCACCGGAATGATCGGCGATCCCTCCGGAAAATCCAGCGAGCGGAATCTCCTTTCGCATGAGGATGTCGAGCGTAACCTGGTGGGCGTGAAGGAGAACCTGTCGCGCTTTTTGGATTTCGATTGCGAAATTGCGCCGGCGAAGATTGTAAACAACAACGATTGGATCGGGCGGTTCAGCTATATCGAATTCCTGCGTGACGTGGGCAAGCATTTCCGCATGGGTGCGATGCTGGGCAAGGAAAGCGTCCGAGCCCGCATGGAGAGTGAAGCGGGGATGAGCTATTGCGAGTTCAGTTACCAGCTCATTCAAGCGTATGACTTTTTACATCTCTGGGACACGGAGGATTGCCGCATTCAGATCGGCGGCTCTGACCAGTGGGGGAATATCACAGCTGGAACGGACTTGATCCGTAAATTGCGCGGGGGTGAAGCGTTTGGCATGACTTTCCCGATCATTTGCGACAGCAGCGGTCAGAAGTTCGGCAAGAGCGCGGGCAATGCGGTCTATCTGGACCACAATCGCACTTCGTATTATGACTTCTATCAGTTCTTTGTCCGGACAGAAGACGCGGATGTGATCCGGTTCCTGAAGATTTTTACTTTTCTGCCTTTGAGCCAGATCGATGAAATTGCCCGCGAAATGGCGGCCGCTCCGGAGAAACGGCTGGCCCAGAAAACCCTTGCGGAAGATATGACCCGGACCATCCATGGCCCCGAGGGTCTGGCGATCGCCCTGCGTGCCAGTGAGGTGCTGTTCGGTGGATCCATGGAGGGTATGAAGGCGGGAGATTTGATCACAGTTTTCGCCAACGTACCGTCACGTGAACTGCCTCTGGCCTCTGTCAAGGAGGCCGGGCTGCTGGATGTGGCCGTTGCAGCGGGTTTGTGCAAGAGCAAGGGTGATGCCCGCCGGTTGGTGACTGAGGGTGGTTTCTACGTAAACAATGTCCGCATGACCGATGCCGCAATGCGGATTGGCGGTGACATGCTGATCGAGGGGCGCGTCATGGTTCTGCGCGCTGGAAAGAAGAACTACTGCCTGGTCAAGGTGGTCTAG
- a CDS encoding PAS domain S-box protein — MTEGPIIPATPEMKLVDIASAQTPAVELAASELRYRRLFETARDGILILDAATGTVVDANPFLLNLLGYSHDQIIGQAIWELGFLKDTIASWENFLELQLKEYVRYDDLPLETFNGRRVDVEFISNVYFVDQKKVIQCNIRDITERKRAGEVRTRLATAVEQTADTIVITNKDGIILYANPAFETTTGYTREEAIGQNPRILQSGKQDPEFYQQMWAILNRGEVWRGHFINKRKDGKLYEEEASISPVRDATGKVVNYVASKHDVTHEVQLENQLRQAQKMEAIGRLAGGVAHDFNNLLMGIMGYTELCRDHIDIGHPSRQWLDEITNVAQRSAEITHQLLAFARKQTIAPKILNLNDAVAGMLKLLQHLIGEGIKLAWHPCPALRPVMLDPSQADQILANLCLNARDAMGGLGTISLETGNIAIDEMYCNGHVDATPGSYVFLAVSDDGCGMDPETLTHIFEPFFTTKGVGSGTGLGLATVYGIVKQNHGFINAYSEPGKGTTFKIYFPQVMNSTAEAAEAIAAEAPKGHGETILLVEDENSLRVTCSLFLETYGYKVLSANTPEEAIELSGQYATDIHLLLTDVVMPGMDGKQLAQRICATRPSIKVLYMSGYTADVIAQRGVLEQNTAFMAKPFSRNELAHKVRDVLLTA, encoded by the coding sequence ATGACTGAGGGACCCATCATACCCGCAACCCCTGAGATGAAGTTAGTTGACATTGCTTCCGCTCAAACTCCGGCGGTTGAGTTAGCTGCCTCAGAACTTCGTTATAGACGGCTCTTTGAGACAGCCAGGGATGGCATATTAATCTTAGATGCCGCTACAGGAACGGTCGTGGACGCAAATCCATTCCTGCTCAATTTGCTAGGCTACTCCCACGATCAAATCATCGGACAGGCCATCTGGGAACTAGGATTCCTGAAAGACACCATCGCCAGTTGGGAAAATTTCCTTGAATTACAGCTGAAGGAATATGTCCGCTATGATGACCTGCCGCTGGAAACGTTTAATGGACGCCGTGTTGACGTTGAATTCATCAGCAATGTTTACTTTGTGGATCAAAAGAAGGTCATCCAGTGCAATATCCGCGATATCACCGAACGTAAACGGGCGGGGGAAGTCCGCACCCGCTTGGCGACCGCGGTTGAACAGACTGCAGATACAATCGTGATTACCAACAAAGATGGCATAATTCTATATGCCAATCCCGCGTTTGAGACCACAACGGGATACACCCGCGAGGAAGCGATTGGCCAGAACCCACGTATCCTGCAAAGCGGCAAACAAGATCCGGAGTTTTACCAGCAGATGTGGGCGATACTGAATCGTGGGGAAGTATGGCGCGGCCATTTTATCAATAAACGCAAAGACGGCAAACTTTACGAGGAAGAGGCGTCCATTTCCCCCGTACGCGATGCCACTGGCAAGGTCGTAAACTATGTGGCATCCAAACACGATGTCACTCATGAGGTCCAACTCGAAAACCAACTCCGCCAGGCTCAGAAGATGGAAGCAATTGGCCGCTTGGCAGGAGGCGTAGCACACGACTTCAACAACCTGCTCATGGGCATTATGGGTTACACCGAACTATGCCGGGATCACATCGACATCGGACATCCGAGCCGCCAATGGCTTGACGAAATCACCAACGTAGCCCAACGTTCCGCGGAGATTACACATCAACTTCTCGCCTTTGCCCGCAAACAGACTATCGCGCCTAAGATCCTGAATCTTAATGATGCTGTGGCTGGCATGCTCAAACTTCTGCAACACCTGATCGGCGAAGGCATCAAGCTGGCCTGGCACCCCTGCCCTGCCCTTCGGCCTGTTATGCTCGACCCATCACAGGCTGACCAGATCCTTGCCAACCTCTGCCTCAATGCCCGTGATGCCATGGGAGGGCTTGGGACCATCTCTCTCGAAACAGGAAACATCGCCATTGACGAGATGTATTGCAATGGGCATGTGGACGCAACTCCCGGCTCCTATGTGTTTCTGGCAGTAAGCGACGATGGGTGTGGCATGGACCCTGAAACACTGACGCATATCTTTGAGCCATTCTTTACCACGAAAGGCGTTGGCAGCGGTACAGGACTGGGGCTTGCAACTGTATACGGCATTGTTAAACAAAATCATGGTTTTATAAACGCCTATAGCGAACCGGGCAAGGGGACCACGTTCAAGATCTATTTCCCGCAGGTTATGAACTCTACTGCTGAAGCAGCCGAGGCTATCGCCGCAGAAGCCCCCAAAGGCCACGGGGAGACGATTCTACTGGTTGAAGACGAAAATTCACTGCGAGTGACGTGCAGCCTGTTCCTGGAAACTTATGGGTATAAAGTCCTGTCGGCAAACACTCCGGAGGAAGCAATAGAATTGTCAGGACAGTATGCGACTGATATTCACTTACTGTTAACGGACGTGGTCATGCCCGGTATGGATGGAAAACAACTGGCACAACGTATCTGTGCAACCAGGCCTTCTATCAAGGTTTTGTATATGTCGGGATATACGGCCGATGTAATAGCCCAGCGCGGTGTGCTGGAACAAAACACAGCCTTCATGGCCAAACCATTCTCCCGCAACGAGCTCGCTCATAAAGTTCGGGATGTGCTGTTGACCGCCTGA
- a CDS encoding BON domain-containing protein, with protein MKRKALLTLAFTAASATLVITSSVVRASESDDRIESSFKQTYVYKTYLINDVVKINAKDGVATLTGTVAEDYRKTLAQETAANLRGVTRVDNQLATKAEVAAETADMWIGRKVKIALLFHRNVNISKTTVEVKDGVVTLKGEASSAAQKELTSEYAKDIEGVKELKNEMTVASTPVLAERTAGEKMDDASITAQVKTALLTHLSTSSMKTKVETLLGEVTLTGIAKNEAEKSLVTKLVSDIQGVNTVKNEMTVEAAKVK; from the coding sequence ATGAAACGGAAAGCATTACTAACCTTGGCATTTACCGCGGCGTCGGCCACCCTAGTCATCACGAGTTCTGTGGTGCGTGCGTCAGAGAGCGATGATCGGATTGAGTCGTCGTTCAAACAAACCTACGTCTATAAGACCTATCTCATCAACGATGTAGTTAAGATAAATGCAAAGGACGGCGTTGCCACACTGACCGGAACGGTAGCCGAAGATTATCGCAAGACCTTGGCGCAGGAAACAGCTGCCAATCTTCGCGGGGTTACCCGTGTTGACAATCAGCTGGCGACCAAAGCTGAAGTCGCCGCCGAAACAGCGGATATGTGGATTGGCCGGAAGGTGAAGATCGCCTTGTTATTCCATCGCAACGTCAATATCAGCAAGACCACGGTTGAAGTTAAGGATGGGGTCGTCACGCTTAAGGGTGAAGCATCAAGCGCAGCCCAAAAGGAACTGACGTCCGAATACGCCAAGGATATTGAAGGCGTGAAAGAGCTGAAGAATGAAATGACGGTGGCTTCAACTCCTGTATTGGCTGAGCGAACCGCAGGCGAGAAAATGGATGACGCCTCGATCACCGCTCAGGTCAAAACAGCGTTGCTGACGCATCTTTCAACCAGCTCCATGAAAACCAAGGTCGAGACACTGCTCGGCGAGGTCACGTTGACCGGTATAGCTAAAAATGAAGCTGAAAAATCCCTGGTAACCAAATTGGTCAGCGACATCCAAGGCGTGAACACAGTAAAAAACGAGATGACGGTTGAAGCAGCGAAAGTAAAGTAA
- the rpsA gene encoding 30S ribosomal protein S1, which translates to MSQMYEETLKTFTEGSIIPGKVLEVRGDGVLVDIGYKSEGMIHASEFPDISVVKPGDVFNVLLEGIEDDEGMVMLSKSRAEQQEHWNQVLDTYKEGSIVNGDVRSRVKGGFIVDVGGVESFLPGSQVDVTPVHDPDALVGKTLEFKIIKINDDRRNIVLSRRELMEDRRRDRKRELLTEIKVGQVRKGSVKNITDFGVFVDLDGMDGLLHITDMSWGRINHPTELVKVGDELEVVILDVNLEKERVSLGLKQRSNNPWENIQAKYPVGSRLRGKVVNLVPYGAFVEIEQGVEGLVHVSEISWTKRIARASDVLTVGQEVDVVVLNVNREEQKIALGIRQTEENPWDGVRMRYPIGARVSGKVRNLTSYGAFVELEEGIDGMVHVSDMSWTRKINHPSEVLKKGEEVAAVVLEVDPDNQRISLGLKQAQEDPWSTIAARLKIGQMVKGKVTKLASFGAFVEIEEGIDGLVHISQISDDRVEKVKDVLKVGQEVEARIVRIDQVDRKIGLSIKAASVSDEDFVVKDEMLEGLRPGEDLVDLAGAFDAAFGARDEEWRPGEKSGGRDRDR; encoded by the coding sequence ATGTCTCAGATGTACGAAGAAACCCTGAAAACATTCACCGAAGGATCGATTATTCCCGGCAAAGTCCTGGAAGTCCGCGGGGATGGAGTCCTTGTGGACATCGGGTACAAATCAGAGGGTATGATTCACGCCAGTGAATTTCCCGATATCTCCGTGGTCAAGCCCGGTGATGTGTTTAATGTCCTGCTCGAGGGCATTGAAGATGATGAAGGTATGGTCATGCTCAGCAAGAGCAGAGCCGAACAACAGGAACACTGGAATCAGGTTCTGGATACCTACAAAGAAGGCAGCATCGTCAATGGTGATGTCCGCAGTCGCGTCAAGGGCGGATTCATTGTGGATGTGGGCGGCGTGGAATCCTTCCTCCCCGGTTCACAGGTTGACGTTACCCCGGTTCATGATCCGGATGCCCTCGTCGGCAAGACGCTCGAATTTAAGATTATCAAGATCAATGACGATCGCCGCAACATCGTGTTGTCGCGCCGTGAGCTGATGGAAGACCGTCGCCGCGACCGTAAACGCGAATTGCTGACCGAGATCAAGGTCGGCCAGGTCCGTAAGGGCTCGGTCAAGAATATCACCGACTTCGGTGTGTTCGTGGATCTTGACGGTATGGACGGCTTGCTGCATATCACGGATATGAGCTGGGGCCGTATCAACCATCCGACCGAATTGGTCAAGGTGGGCGACGAACTCGAAGTCGTCATTCTGGACGTCAATCTCGAGAAGGAACGTGTTTCGCTTGGCTTGAAGCAACGGAGCAACAATCCCTGGGAAAATATTCAGGCGAAGTATCCCGTGGGCAGCCGTCTGCGTGGCAAAGTGGTCAACTTGGTTCCTTATGGCGCGTTCGTCGAAATCGAACAGGGCGTCGAGGGCTTGGTCCACGTGTCCGAAATTTCCTGGACCAAACGTATCGCGCGCGCTTCCGATGTCCTTACCGTTGGACAGGAAGTGGATGTCGTGGTGCTGAACGTCAACCGCGAAGAGCAAAAGATCGCGCTGGGCATCCGTCAGACTGAGGAGAATCCCTGGGATGGCGTCCGTATGCGTTATCCGATCGGTGCCCGCGTCAGCGGCAAGGTGCGTAACCTGACCTCCTATGGTGCCTTTGTGGAACTTGAAGAAGGTATTGACGGAATGGTTCACGTGTCCGATATGTCCTGGACCCGCAAGATCAATCATCCCTCTGAAGTTTTGAAGAAGGGTGAGGAAGTTGCGGCCGTGGTATTGGAAGTCGATCCTGACAATCAACGCATCAGCCTTGGCCTCAAGCAGGCCCAGGAAGATCCCTGGTCTACGATTGCCGCCCGCCTGAAAATTGGCCAGATGGTCAAGGGTAAGGTCACCAAGCTGGCATCATTTGGTGCCTTCGTGGAGATCGAGGAAGGCATTGACGGGCTCGTTCACATCTCGCAGATCAGCGATGATCGCGTTGAGAAGGTGAAGGATGTGCTCAAGGTCGGCCAGGAAGTCGAAGCCCGTATCGTTCGTATTGACCAGGTTGATCGCAAGATCGGTCTGAGCATCAAGGCGGCGAGCGTGTCCGATGAAGACTTTGTCGTGAAAGACGAGATGCTCGAAGGGCTCCGCCCGGGTGAGGATCTGGTCGATCTCGCAGGTGCCTTCGACGCCGCCTTCGGCGCCAGGGACGAGGAATGGCGCCCGGGTGAGAAATCCGGTGGCCGAGACCGCGACCGGTAG
- a CDS encoding UPF0175 family protein, giving the protein MKTMTLSLRLNADEVKLLDQAAAQDGLDRSSLLKRLLRRGYADYRCETACAAYRRGEVTLSRAAEMADMSLYDLLTRFPENGLQLNLTADDLRRELAS; this is encoded by the coding sequence ATGAAAACTATGACATTATCCCTTCGCCTGAATGCCGATGAAGTCAAATTACTGGATCAGGCGGCTGCCCAAGATGGCTTGGATCGGTCATCGTTGCTTAAACGTCTTCTGCGCCGGGGGTATGCCGATTATCGCTGCGAAACCGCATGTGCTGCGTACCGCCGTGGTGAAGTCACACTATCCCGCGCGGCGGAAATGGCCGACATGAGTCTCTACGACCTGTTGACCCGTTTCCCGGAGAACGGCCTGCAACTAAATCTTACGGCGGATGATCTTCGCAGGGAATTGGCCTCATGA
- the tal gene encoding transaldolase has translation MKNNSLKQLETLGQSIWLDYIRRDLITSGELRRLIEEDGLQGMTSNPAIFEKAIVESQLYNADIKSMTQKGKEAKVIYETLSQSDVQSAADEFRPLYNKTDGQSGYVSLEVNPHLAHDTQGTIQEARRLWKALNRPNVFIKVPATTEGVPAIQQLICEGININVTLLFGLPRYRQVAEAFLSGLEARIAQGKSVKRVASVASFFLSRIDTVIDPLLEASALHNTKSADSAKNIRGQAAIASAKMAYQIFKEIFDSDRFKKLADQGAHVQRLLWASTGTKNPAYSDIKYVEALIGPDTVNTFPVETLDAYRDHGEPGATLEKDVAEAARLLKHLPLLGISIEQITQQLEDEGVEKFCWPFDKLMETLTQAVPG, from the coding sequence ATGAAAAATAATTCTCTCAAACAATTGGAAACACTCGGCCAATCCATCTGGCTGGATTATATCCGTCGCGATCTGATTACCAGCGGCGAACTGCGCCGACTTATCGAGGAAGACGGATTACAGGGCATGACCTCGAATCCCGCAATCTTTGAAAAGGCGATTGTGGAAAGCCAGCTTTATAATGCAGATATTAAGTCCATGACCCAAAAAGGGAAAGAAGCCAAAGTCATTTACGAAACCCTCAGCCAGAGCGATGTGCAGAGCGCCGCCGATGAGTTTCGTCCGCTCTACAACAAAACCGACGGCCAAAGCGGATATGTCAGCCTGGAGGTCAATCCCCACTTAGCCCATGACACCCAGGGCACTATTCAGGAAGCCCGCCGATTGTGGAAAGCCCTGAACCGCCCCAATGTCTTCATCAAGGTGCCAGCAACTACTGAAGGGGTGCCGGCCATTCAGCAACTTATTTGCGAGGGCATCAACATCAATGTGACCCTGCTTTTCGGATTGCCGCGTTACCGGCAGGTCGCGGAGGCTTTCCTCAGCGGGCTCGAAGCGCGTATTGCCCAAGGCAAGAGTGTGAAGCGGGTCGCTTCCGTAGCGAGCTTCTTCCTGAGTCGTATTGATACGGTGATTGATCCATTGCTGGAGGCTTCTGCACTCCACAACACAAAATCAGCAGATTCTGCAAAAAACATTCGTGGGCAGGCTGCTATCGCCAGTGCAAAAATGGCCTATCAAATCTTCAAAGAGATCTTCGATAGCGACCGCTTCAAGAAGTTGGCGGATCAAGGCGCTCATGTCCAGCGACTCCTGTGGGCCAGTACCGGCACAAAAAATCCAGCCTACAGTGATATTAAATACGTCGAAGCACTTATCGGGCCCGATACGGTTAACACCTTCCCTGTTGAGACCCTTGACGCCTACCGTGATCACGGAGAGCCGGGCGCCACCCTTGAGAAGGATGTTGCCGAAGCGGCACGCTTATTAAAACACTTGCCACTGCTCGGAATCAGCATCGAACAGATTACGCAACAACTCGAAGATGAAGGCGTCGAGAAATTCTGCTGGCCATTCGATAAACTCATGGAGACCCTCACACAAGCAGTACCAGGTTAA
- a CDS encoding DUF3368 domain-containing protein produces the protein MNVVVADACPVIFLAKLDQLALIRNVFPGTVLLPKSVWRELTQNTIPFNEQQRIREFLKHCRIETVQSSLFPASALSMADRHVLTLAKKHRPSLILTDDSLVRRIASAEGLPVAGTLGIMIRAARAKFISQSEAIKAVDELVTEHHLRISVELYRETIRQIRQSG, from the coding sequence ATGAATGTTGTTGTGGCGGACGCCTGCCCGGTAATATTTCTGGCCAAATTGGATCAGTTAGCGCTCATCCGAAATGTATTCCCCGGAACGGTTTTGTTGCCTAAAAGCGTTTGGCGCGAACTCACCCAAAATACTATCCCATTTAATGAACAGCAGCGCATTCGGGAATTCCTCAAACATTGTCGTATCGAGACCGTACAGAGTTCACTCTTCCCGGCCTCGGCCTTGAGCATGGCTGACCGACATGTCCTGACGCTGGCGAAAAAACACCGCCCATCGCTCATCCTAACCGACGACAGCCTGGTACGACGCATCGCCTCAGCCGAAGGACTTCCCGTTGCAGGCACACTGGGCATCATGATCAGGGCTGCACGAGCCAAATTTATTTCCCAATCGGAGGCGATCAAAGCCGTTGATGAACTGGTCACAGAACATCATTTACGGATATCCGTGGAGCTTTACCGGGAAACGATACGTCAAATCCGCCAATCTGGCTAG
- a CDS encoding sugar kinase, producing MKIELKKNCKYSLLVPTSMGIRITPVNGQPVHCGGTFMMQPTSAETNVASVVSYLGLPVKVLTTFVKGSPIAQLIKDNLRARNMDFEGAEVAQGGPWGHRHQINIADSGFGSRGPRVWNDRAGEVGRTLNVKDFDLDRIFGKEGVQIVHLSGLIGALSPETSTFCLELARAAKKHGTKISFDLNYRASFWKGREKELSAIFAEIASVADILVGNEEDFQLCLGVQGPEAGGKDIKAKIDGFKGMIERVKKAYPNAQTYGTTLREVEDANNHLWGALVAAGSEWYVVEPRHITVLDRIGGGDGFVGGMLYAILKGWEPEKWIQFGWATGALATTLLTDYGQPADEDQVWSIWKGNARVQR from the coding sequence ATGAAAATTGAACTGAAAAAAAACTGTAAGTACTCCCTGTTGGTTCCTACGAGCATGGGCATCCGGATCACGCCAGTGAATGGTCAACCGGTACACTGCGGGGGTACGTTCATGATGCAGCCGACCAGCGCTGAAACGAATGTCGCCAGCGTTGTTTCGTATCTCGGTTTGCCGGTCAAAGTGTTGACGACGTTTGTGAAGGGTAGTCCTATCGCCCAACTCATCAAGGATAATCTGCGCGCCCGCAACATGGATTTCGAAGGTGCTGAGGTTGCGCAGGGTGGGCCCTGGGGGCACCGTCATCAGATTAACATCGCGGACAGCGGGTTCGGGTCACGAGGGCCGCGTGTATGGAATGACCGAGCGGGCGAGGTCGGCCGTACACTGAATGTGAAGGATTTTGATCTGGATCGAATCTTTGGCAAAGAGGGTGTGCAGATTGTCCACCTGTCCGGCTTGATTGGAGCACTTTCCCCGGAAACAAGTACATTTTGTCTGGAGCTGGCGCGTGCCGCGAAGAAGCATGGTACCAAGATCTCGTTTGACCTGAATTACCGCGCGTCGTTTTGGAAAGGACGCGAGAAAGAGCTTTCGGCCATTTTCGCCGAAATTGCCAGTGTGGCTGACATCCTGGTCGGTAATGAAGAGGACTTCCAGTTGTGTCTTGGTGTTCAGGGACCCGAAGCGGGGGGCAAGGACATTAAGGCGAAGATTGATGGGTTCAAGGGAATGATTGAGCGTGTGAAAAAGGCGTATCCCAATGCCCAGACGTATGGCACCACGCTTCGTGAGGTTGAGGATGCCAACAATCACCTGTGGGGTGCCTTGGTGGCCGCTGGCAGCGAGTGGTATGTTGTTGAACCTCGCCATATTACCGTGCTTGACCGCATTGGCGGTGGCGACGGATTCGTCGGGGGGATGCTCTATGCGATCCTCAAGGGGTGGGAACCCGAGAAGTGGATTCAGTTCGGCTGGGCGACTGGCGCCCTGGCAACCACTTTGCTGACCGATTACGGTCAACCTGCGGATGAGGACCAAGTGTGGAGTATTTGGAAGGGCAATGCCCGCGTTCAACGTTAA
- a CDS encoding S4 domain-containing protein, translated as MSVPKGSLELATAPEKRLAQLTLADEMTRTVHGAEGLAIAQRASQVLFGGSMEGMKADDLIKVFANVPSRELSLDSVRDASFLDVAVVSGLCKSKGDARRLVNEGGFYINNIRITEPAGKITGDMLVDGRVLVMRAGKKNYCLVKVV; from the coding sequence TTGTCTGTCCCTAAAGGCTCCCTGGAACTGGCCACGGCACCTGAGAAACGTCTCGCTCAACTCACGTTGGCGGATGAGATGACCAGGACTGTACACGGGGCGGAGGGGCTCGCCATAGCGCAACGCGCCAGCCAGGTGTTGTTCGGTGGCTCAATGGAGGGGATGAAGGCGGATGATCTGATCAAAGTGTTTGCGAATGTGCCCTCGCGTGAGTTATCCTTGGATTCAGTTCGGGATGCCAGCTTCCTGGATGTGGCAGTGGTGTCAGGGCTCTGCAAGAGCAAGGGCGACGCGCGGCGGCTTGTGAACGAAGGCGGTTTTTACATCAATAACATCCGGATTACGGAACCTGCGGGGAAGATCACTGGCGACATGTTGGTGGATGGGCGTGTGCTGGTCATGCGGGCGGGAAAAAAGAACTATTGCCTGGTCAAGGTCGTCTGA
- a CDS encoding DUF2442 domain-containing protein, with amino-acid sequence MNTSALELPGLTAEKVAVNDESLIVDLSDGRVLSVPLAWYPRLLHGTRAELHRWRLIGRGSGIHWPDLDEDISVDGLLRGAKSGESQASLSKWLVARRDVGPMGKRRNIRLSANEYTPASAAKGVRRVAEGSAVYGKPYRKPRLTKSGTVQ; translated from the coding sequence ATGAATACTTCAGCGCTTGAGTTGCCGGGTTTGACCGCGGAAAAAGTTGCCGTAAATGACGAGAGCCTGATCGTGGATCTTTCTGATGGTCGTGTATTAAGCGTGCCGTTGGCGTGGTATCCCCGGTTATTACATGGGACCCGGGCGGAGCTTCATCGGTGGCGGTTGATTGGGCGTGGATCAGGGATCCATTGGCCCGATTTGGATGAGGATATAAGCGTTGATGGGCTTTTGCGTGGTGCGAAATCTGGGGAGAGCCAAGCCTCCCTCTCGAAATGGTTGGTTGCCCGTCGGGATGTGGGGCCCATGGGGAAGAGGCGAAATATCCGGTTATCTGCAAATGAGTATACTCCTGCGAGCGCAGCAAAAGGTGTGCGTCGAGTGGCCGAGGGGTCGGCAGTTTATGGGAAGCCCTACAGGAAACCCAGATTGACAAAATCTGGAACAGTGCAATGA